A region from the Kineothrix sp. IPX-CK genome encodes:
- the typA gene encoding translational GTPase TypA, with the protein MKQNRDDVRNVAIIAHVDHGKTTLVDELLKQSGVFRENQAVAERVMDSNDIERERGITILSKNTAVTYKDTKINIIDTPGHADFGGEVERVLKMVNGVILVVDAFEGAMPQTKFVLKKALELQLPVIVCINKIDRPEARPREVIDEVLELFIDLDANEDQLDCPFVFASAKTGIASMDIDKKGTDMIPLFETILNYIPAPLGDPDAGTQVLISTIDYNEYVGRIGVGKVDNGTVKINQEVVIVNHHEPDKMKKVKISKLYEFDGLNKVEIKEAGIGSIVAISGIADIHIGDTLCSPEAPVPIAFQKISEPTIAMHFIVNDSPLAGKEGKYITSRHLRDRLFRELNTDVSLRVEETSTTEAFKVSGRGELHLSVLIENMRREGFEFAVSKAEVLYKTDENGKKQEPMELAYVDVPEEFSGTVIEKLSQRKGELITMGVASGGYTRLEFSIPARGLIGYRGEFMTDTKGNGIMNSVFNGYGPYKGDIQYRKQGSLIAFETGEAITYGLFNAQERGILFIGPGEKVYSGMVIGQNGRGEDIELNVCKKKQLTNTRSSSADEALRLTPPKILSLEQALEFIDTDELLEVTPSSLRIRKKILDPTMRKRASMKQ; encoded by the coding sequence ATGAAACAGAACAGAGACGATGTAAGAAATGTTGCGATTATCGCTCATGTAGACCATGGTAAAACCACCTTGGTGGATGAGCTTTTAAAACAAAGCGGCGTCTTCCGCGAAAACCAGGCAGTAGCCGAGCGCGTGATGGATTCTAACGATATCGAACGCGAGCGCGGCATTACTATTCTTTCCAAAAACACAGCAGTCACATATAAGGATACGAAGATTAATATCATCGACACCCCGGGACACGCCGATTTCGGCGGCGAGGTGGAACGTGTCCTTAAAATGGTAAACGGCGTTATTCTCGTTGTTGACGCCTTCGAGGGCGCTATGCCCCAGACGAAATTCGTCTTGAAAAAAGCGTTGGAGCTTCAGCTCCCCGTTATTGTCTGCATTAATAAAATCGACAGGCCCGAAGCAAGACCAAGGGAAGTCATCGACGAAGTCTTGGAACTTTTCATTGACTTGGATGCTAATGAAGATCAGCTGGACTGTCCTTTCGTCTTCGCTTCCGCTAAAACGGGAATTGCCTCCATGGACATCGATAAAAAAGGTACCGACATGATTCCCCTTTTTGAAACTATTCTAAACTACATCCCCGCGCCCCTGGGCGATCCCGACGCAGGCACACAGGTGCTCATCAGTACCATCGATTACAACGAATACGTTGGCAGGATCGGCGTAGGCAAGGTGGATAACGGAACTGTCAAAATAAATCAAGAGGTCGTGATCGTAAATCATCACGAGCCCGATAAGATGAAAAAAGTAAAAATCAGCAAGCTGTACGAATTCGACGGCTTAAATAAGGTAGAGATAAAGGAAGCTGGCATCGGCTCCATCGTTGCCATCTCCGGCATTGCAGATATTCATATCGGAGATACCCTCTGCTCTCCCGAAGCCCCTGTTCCGATTGCCTTCCAGAAAATATCGGAACCTACCATCGCCATGCACTTTATTGTTAACGATTCCCCTCTTGCTGGAAAAGAGGGAAAATACATTACCAGCCGCCATCTGCGGGACCGCTTATTTCGTGAACTGAACACCGATGTCTCCCTTCGCGTGGAGGAAACTTCCACCACAGAGGCCTTCAAGGTATCCGGCCGCGGAGAGCTCCATTTATCCGTATTAATAGAGAATATGCGGCGTGAAGGCTTTGAATTCGCAGTGAGCAAGGCAGAAGTACTGTACAAGACCGATGAAAACGGCAAAAAACAGGAGCCTATGGAGTTAGCATATGTCGATGTTCCCGAAGAATTTTCGGGTACGGTTATCGAAAAACTGAGCCAGAGAAAAGGCGAACTTATCACCATGGGTGTTGCTTCGGGAGGCTATACCCGTCTGGAATTCTCTATTCCAGCAAGGGGATTGATCGGTTACCGCGGCGAATTCATGACCGACACCAAAGGAAATGGCATTATGAACAGCGTATTTAACGGCTACGGCCCCTATAAGGGCGATATCCAATACAGAAAACAAGGCTCTCTCATCGCCTTCGAAACCGGAGAAGCGATCACTTATGGCCTTTTCAACGCACAAGAGCGTGGTATTCTGTTCATCGGTCCCGGCGAGAAGGTTTACTCCGGCATGGTAATCGGACAAAACGGCCGGGGAGAGGATATCGAACTTAACGTATGTAAGAAAAAGCAGCTTACCAACACCCGTTCCTCCAGCGCCGACGAGGCCCTTAGGCTTACGCCTCCCAAAATCCTCAGCTTGGAGCAGGCTCTGGAATTCATCGACACAGATGAACTGTTGGAAGTCACTCCTTCTTCCTTAAGAATCCGAAAGAAAATCTTGGATCCTACTATGAGAAAACGTGCTTCCATGAAGCAATAA
- a CDS encoding single-stranded DNA-binding protein, which produces MTDKVIENNQVVIMGEIVSDFTFSHEIFGEGFYMVDVRVERLSDSMDNIPLMVSERLIDVNGDYKGMYIVVNGQFRSYNRHEERKNKLVLSVFAREIEFVDEICENTKSNQIYLDGYICKEPIYRKTPLGREIADLLLAVNRPYGKSDYIPCICWGRNARFANGFEVGARCAVWGRIQSREYMKKLSEEQLERRVAYEVSVSKLELIED; this is translated from the coding sequence ATGACAGATAAAGTAATTGAGAACAACCAAGTGGTGATTATGGGTGAAATTGTAAGTGATTTTACTTTCAGCCACGAAATATTCGGAGAAGGATTCTATATGGTCGATGTCCGGGTAGAAAGACTGAGCGATTCCATGGATAACATTCCGTTAATGGTATCGGAGAGGTTGATCGATGTGAATGGAGATTACAAGGGGATGTACATAGTAGTAAACGGACAGTTCCGCTCCTACAACAGGCACGAAGAAAGAAAAAACAAACTGGTGCTTTCCGTATTTGCAAGAGAAATCGAATTTGTAGACGAAATATGCGAGAATACGAAATCCAATCAGATCTATTTGGACGGTTATATTTGCAAGGAGCCTATTTATAGAAAGACTCCTCTCGGACGGGAAATCGCCGATTTATTGCTTGCAGTAAACAGACCTTATGGGAAATCGGATTACATTCCCTGCATATGCTGGGGAAGGAATGCCAGATTTGCCAACGGCTTTGAGGTAGGAGCAAGATGCGCTGTATGGGGAAGGATACAGAGCAGAGAATATATGAAGAAGCTTTCGGAGGAGCAATTGGAAAGAAGGGTTGCTTACGAAGTATCGGTAAGCAAATTAGAATTAATAGAAGATTAA
- a CDS encoding cob(I)yrinic acid a,c-diamide adenosyltransferase: MKKGTIHIYSGDGHGKSPAALGRAVQVACHGKSVVIIQFLKGKGLEDSVFLKRLEPEIKLFRFEKSDENFAELSEEQKAEEIGNIMNGYNFAKKVLSTGECDLLILDEVLGLIDNNIITVEELKNLLEARTNEETDIIITGITLNDDVCALADEVTRMDTVKFKVW; this comes from the coding sequence ATGAAAAAAGGAACAATACATATTTACAGCGGCGACGGCCATGGTAAATCGCCTGCCGCACTAGGCAGGGCTGTACAAGTGGCGTGTCACGGGAAAAGTGTGGTAATTATCCAATTTTTGAAAGGTAAAGGGTTGGAGGACTCCGTTTTTTTGAAGAGGCTGGAACCCGAAATCAAATTATTCCGTTTTGAAAAGTCGGATGAGAATTTTGCAGAGCTATCCGAAGAACAAAAGGCGGAAGAAATCGGCAATATTATGAATGGATATAATTTCGCGAAGAAGGTGCTGTCTACGGGGGAGTGCGACTTGCTTATTCTGGACGAAGTGCTTGGACTTATCGATAATAATATTATAACGGTGGAAGAACTGAAAAATCTGTTAGAGGCCAGAACGAACGAAGAGACCGATATCATTATAACCGGGATCACGCTGAATGACGATGTGTGTGCACTGGCGGATGAGGTCACCAGAATGGATACCGTTAAATTTAAAGTATGGTAA
- the dapA gene encoding 4-hydroxy-tetrahydrodipicolinate synthase, translated as MAVFTGAGVAIVTPFKENGEVNYEKFAELLEFQIKEGTDAVIVCGTTGEASTLTHEEHLDVIKYCVEKVNGRIPVIAGTGSNCTQTATYLSIEAEKYGVDALLTVTPYYNKATQKGLFNHFKAIADSVKVPVILYNVPSRTGCNILPETVVKLCTEVENIVGVKEASGNISQVMKLMSLAEGRVDLYSGNDDQIVPLLALGGKGVISVLSNVAPKETHDICEKYFQGDVAGSRDLQLKAIELCDALFCEVNPIPVKKALNLMNMEAGPLRMPLSDMDEANVPRLEKAMKSFGIL; from the coding sequence ATGGCTGTTTTTACGGGAGCAGGTGTTGCGATTGTCACACCATTTAAGGAAAACGGAGAGGTAAACTACGAAAAATTCGCGGAGCTTTTAGAGTTCCAGATAAAGGAAGGAACGGATGCGGTCATCGTATGCGGAACTACCGGAGAGGCATCGACTCTCACTCATGAGGAGCATTTGGACGTGATAAAATATTGCGTGGAAAAGGTGAACGGAAGAATTCCGGTTATAGCGGGAACGGGATCCAATTGTACGCAGACGGCTACCTACCTTTCTATAGAAGCGGAGAAATATGGAGTGGATGCTCTTCTTACAGTGACACCTTACTACAACAAGGCGACCCAGAAGGGACTCTTTAACCACTTCAAAGCGATTGCGGATTCCGTTAAAGTCCCGGTGATTCTTTATAACGTACCTAGCCGGACGGGATGTAATATCTTGCCGGAGACTGTGGTTAAGCTCTGCACGGAGGTAGAGAATATCGTAGGAGTAAAGGAAGCCAGCGGAAATATTTCCCAGGTGATGAAGCTGATGTCGCTTGCGGAGGGCAGGGTGGATTTGTATTCCGGCAACGATGATCAGATAGTTCCTCTTCTTGCTCTGGGCGGAAAAGGCGTTATTTCTGTTTTATCCAATGTGGCACCGAAGGAAACTCACGATATTTGCGAGAAATACTTCCAGGGAGATGTGGCAGGAAGCAGGGATTTGCAGCTTAAGGCCATCGAGCTGTGTGATGCTTTGTTCTGTGAAGTGAATCCAATCCCCGTTAAGAAAGCACTGAATCTGATGAATATGGAAGCAGGTCCTCTTCGAATGCCCTTATCGGATATGGATGAGGCAAATGTACCCAGGTTAGAAAAAGCAATGAAAAGCTTTGGCATTTTATAA
- the dapB gene encoding 4-hydroxy-tetrahydrodipicolinate reductase, with the protein MTKVIMHGCNGKMGRTITEIIAADEGIEIVAGVDAFDEGINSYPVFSSIGLCDIEADAIIDFSNAKAIDGLLDYCAQRKMPCVLCTTGLSEVQLSRIKEVAKETAMLKSANMSLGVNMLLKLLKEAAGILAPAGFDIEIVEKHHSLKVDAPSGTALALADSINEELGNEYEYVYDRSTRREKRPQKEIGISAVRGGTIVGDHDVIFAGTDEVITFSHSAYTKAIFAKGAVQAAKFLAGKPAGLYDMSHVIG; encoded by the coding sequence ATGACAAAAGTAATTATGCACGGCTGTAACGGCAAGATGGGAAGGACCATTACGGAAATAATTGCCGCGGATGAAGGAATAGAAATTGTAGCAGGAGTGGATGCTTTCGATGAGGGGATCAACTCCTATCCGGTATTCTCCAGTATCGGGTTATGTGATATTGAGGCGGATGCGATTATCGATTTCAGCAACGCGAAGGCGATAGACGGACTTCTTGATTACTGTGCGCAGAGGAAAATGCCATGCGTGCTCTGCACCACGGGGCTTTCCGAGGTGCAGCTAAGCAGAATAAAGGAAGTGGCAAAGGAAACCGCAATGTTAAAATCTGCGAATATGTCCCTTGGAGTCAATATGCTTCTTAAGCTTCTGAAGGAAGCGGCAGGGATATTGGCTCCGGCGGGCTTCGATATTGAGATTGTGGAGAAGCACCACAGCTTAAAGGTGGATGCTCCCAGCGGCACAGCGCTTGCGTTGGCCGATTCCATTAACGAAGAGCTGGGGAACGAATATGAATATGTTTATGACAGAAGCACCCGCAGGGAGAAGCGTCCTCAGAAAGAAATCGGGATTTCGGCAGTGCGGGGAGGAACGATCGTGGGTGACCATGACGTAATTTTTGCGGGAACGGACGAGGTGATTACTTTTTCCCACTCCGCATATACCAAGGCGATATTTGCAAAAGGGGCGGTGCAGGCAGCTAAGTTCCTGGCAGGGAAACCGGCCGGCCTATACGACATGAGCCACGTTATCGGTTAG
- a CDS encoding fructose-1,6-bisphosphatase gives MDNLELKYLRSLSHQYPTIASASTEIINLQAILNLPKGTEHFLTDIHGEYEQFNHVLKNGSGSVKRKIDEEFGNTLSSKDKKSLATLIYYPKEKLDIVLQEEANIEDWYKITLHRLVQITKRVSSKYTRSKVRKALPKDFAYIIEELITEKSEVQDKEAYYNEIINAIIRIDRAQEFIVALGNLIQRMVIDHLHIVGDIFDRGPGPHIILDTLSRYHSVDIQWGNHDIVWMGAAAGHLACIANVIRMSARYGNLDTLEEGYGINLIPLAAFALETYKDVNCDTFSIKYNTDYNTKDLSLDMKMHKAISIIQFKLEGNLLMRRPEFLMQDRLLLDKINYENKTVTIDGQTYEMSDVEFPTVNPKKPYELTPEEEQVMERLRQAFVKCEKLQEHVRFLFSQGGLYKVHNSNLLYHGCMPMDENGNFSELTIDGVKYCGKALYDIFDHYARKGYYSRNNPAEMQKGQDIIWYIWAGPTSPVFGKDKMATFERYFVKDKKTHAELKNSYYRLLDDENTINKILTEFGLDTENSHIVNGHVPVELKKGESPIRCNGKLLIIDGGFSKAYQGKTGIAGYTLVANSHGMRLVAHEPFESTEAAILHESDIFSDSMILETSKTRISVADTDVGAELKESIYQLEELLKAYRNGTIVEKAL, from the coding sequence ATGGATAATTTAGAACTGAAATATTTGAGGAGTCTGTCGCATCAATATCCGACCATTGCGTCAGCCTCCACGGAGATTATTAATTTGCAGGCGATTCTTAATCTGCCCAAAGGAACGGAACATTTCCTGACGGATATTCACGGAGAGTATGAGCAGTTTAATCATGTGCTCAAGAACGGTTCCGGATCTGTAAAAAGAAAAATTGATGAGGAATTCGGAAATACGCTTAGCAGCAAGGACAAAAAGAGCCTTGCTACTTTGATTTATTATCCTAAAGAAAAGCTGGATATTGTATTGCAGGAAGAGGCGAATATCGAGGATTGGTATAAGATAACGCTTCATCGTCTCGTTCAGATAACGAAGCGGGTATCTTCTAAATACACCCGTTCCAAAGTGAGAAAGGCGCTGCCGAAGGACTTCGCATATATCATTGAAGAGCTGATAACAGAGAAGTCGGAAGTGCAGGACAAGGAAGCCTATTATAATGAGATTATCAACGCTATTATCCGCATAGACAGAGCGCAGGAGTTCATCGTCGCACTGGGCAACCTCATTCAGAGAATGGTCATAGACCACCTTCATATCGTAGGAGATATCTTCGACAGAGGGCCGGGCCCCCATATCATATTGGATACCTTGAGCAGATACCATTCTGTGGATATACAGTGGGGAAACCATGACATCGTATGGATGGGAGCGGCAGCCGGACATCTGGCTTGTATTGCCAACGTTATCCGCATGTCGGCACGTTATGGTAATCTGGACACCCTGGAGGAGGGGTACGGTATTAATCTCATACCCTTAGCCGCTTTCGCGCTGGAGACTTATAAAGATGTGAACTGTGACACCTTTTCCATTAAGTATAATACGGATTACAATACGAAAGATCTGAGTCTGGATATGAAGATGCACAAGGCGATTTCCATTATTCAGTTCAAATTGGAGGGAAACCTCCTTATGAGGCGTCCGGAGTTCCTCATGCAGGACAGATTGCTCTTGGACAAGATTAATTATGAGAACAAGACGGTTACCATAGACGGACAAACCTATGAGATGAGCGATGTGGAATTTCCTACAGTGAATCCTAAAAAGCCCTACGAGCTAACACCGGAGGAAGAGCAGGTTATGGAACGCCTGAGGCAGGCGTTTGTGAAGTGTGAGAAGCTTCAGGAACATGTCAGATTTTTGTTTTCTCAAGGCGGGCTATATAAGGTACATAACTCAAACCTTCTATATCACGGCTGTATGCCTATGGATGAGAACGGGAATTTCAGCGAGCTTACCATCGATGGTGTAAAGTACTGTGGAAAAGCGCTTTATGACATTTTCGATCACTATGCGAGAAAGGGATATTATTCCAGGAATAATCCTGCCGAGATGCAAAAAGGGCAGGACATCATATGGTATATTTGGGCCGGACCGACATCGCCTGTATTCGGAAAAGATAAAATGGCGACGTTTGAAAGATATTTTGTAAAGGACAAAAAAACGCATGCGGAGTTGAAGAACAGTTACTATCGTCTTCTGGATGATGAAAATACGATCAATAAGATTCTGACGGAATTTGGGCTGGATACGGAGAATTCCCATATCGTAAACGGACATGTGCCTGTGGAGCTGAAAAAAGGAGAGTCACCGATTCGCTGCAATGGTAAGCTGCTTATCATAGACGGTGGATTTTCCAAAGCATATCAGGGAAAAACCGGAATTGCAGGCTATACGTTGGTCGCCAATTCTCATGGAATGCGCTTGGTAGCCCATGAGCCATTCGAATCTACGGAGGCCGCTATATTGCATGAGTCCGATATCTTTTCAGATTCCATGATACTTGAGACGAGCAAGACGAGAATAAGCGTTGCGGATACGGATGTGGGAGCGGAGCTTAAGGAAAGTATCTATCAGTTGGAAGAGCTGTTAAAAGCATACCGGAACGGAACTATTGTCGAAAAAGCATTATAA
- the hisA gene encoding phosphoribosylformimino-5-aminoimidazole carboxamide ribotide isomerase — MELRPCIDIHNGKVKQIVGGTLRDEGDSANENFVSEKDAAFYAKFYKKYHLKGGHIILLNAPSSSFFEETKRQAVEALRAYPGGLQIGGGITADNAGEYIEKGASHVIVTSYVFKDGSIKYENLEKLIERIGKEKIVLDLSCRKKGGSYYIVTDRWQNYTNVKLEEKTLEQFSDYCDEFLIHAVDVEGKASGIEEELAALLGGWNKIPITYAGGVHSFSDLEKLRLLGKNKINVTIGSALDLFGGELKWEEVIEYIANKKEPI, encoded by the coding sequence ATGGAATTACGACCTTGTATTGATATTCATAACGGTAAAGTGAAACAGATCGTAGGCGGCACTTTAAGAGACGAAGGCGATTCGGCGAATGAGAACTTTGTTTCTGAAAAAGATGCGGCATTTTATGCAAAATTTTATAAAAAATACCATTTAAAAGGCGGTCATATTATTCTGCTCAACGCTCCATCCAGTTCTTTTTTCGAAGAAACGAAGAGGCAGGCGGTAGAAGCACTTAGGGCCTATCCCGGAGGATTGCAGATAGGCGGAGGCATTACTGCTGACAACGCAGGGGAATATATAGAAAAAGGCGCTTCCCATGTTATCGTAACCTCATATGTTTTTAAGGATGGCAGCATAAAATATGAAAATCTGGAAAAATTAATCGAAAGAATTGGAAAAGAAAAAATAGTCCTTGATCTGAGCTGCCGAAAAAAAGGCGGAAGTTATTATATTGTTACCGACAGGTGGCAGAACTATACAAATGTTAAGCTTGAAGAAAAAACACTCGAGCAATTTTCCGATTACTGTGATGAATTCTTAATCCATGCGGTGGATGTAGAGGGCAAAGCGAGCGGCATTGAAGAAGAGCTTGCAGCGCTTCTCGGAGGATGGAATAAGATTCCTATCACCTATGCAGGTGGAGTGCATAGCTTCAGCGATCTGGAAAAGCTAAGGCTTTTAGGGAAGAACAAAATAAATGTGACGATAGGCAGTGCCCTCGATTTATTCGGAGGAGAGCTGAAGTGGGAAGAAGTCATAGAATATATTGCAAACAAAAAAGAACCTATCTGA
- a CDS encoding cold-shock protein — MNKGTVKWFNNQKGYGFISDEQGNDVFVHYSGLNMDGFKSLEEGAAVEFEVINGEKGPQAVNVSKL, encoded by the coding sequence ATGAACAAAGGTACAGTAAAATGGTTTAACAACCAAAAAGGTTACGGCTTCATCTCTGATGAGCAGGGCAATGATGTATTCGTGCATTACTCAGGACTTAACATGGACGGCTTCAAGTCTCTTGAAGAAGGCGCTGCTGTTGAATTCGAAGTAATCAATGGCGAAAAAGGTCCTCAGGCTGTTAACGTATCTAAGTTATAA
- a CDS encoding transcription repressor NadR has product MVVTMESDARRKTILEILHKESLPVSGTELAGRLGVSRQVIVQDIALLRATDKNILSTNKGYVLFVEKSNRKRRTFKVKHADEAILDELNTIVDFGGKILDVVVEHDIYGQISADLIINSRADADAFVKQTLKYKTKPLNGLTYGVHFHTVEADSEAILDRIGNALQNKGYLIK; this is encoded by the coding sequence ATGGTTGTGACGATGGAAAGCGATGCGAGAAGGAAAACAATATTAGAAATACTGCATAAGGAATCTCTGCCGGTGTCGGGAACAGAACTGGCGGGAAGGCTTGGTGTGAGCAGGCAGGTAATCGTTCAGGATATCGCTCTTTTGCGTGCGACGGATAAGAATATATTGTCTACGAATAAGGGGTACGTTTTGTTCGTCGAAAAATCCAATCGGAAAAGAAGAACGTTTAAGGTAAAGCATGCGGATGAGGCTATTTTGGATGAGCTGAATACGATCGTAGATTTCGGAGGAAAGATTCTTGATGTGGTGGTTGAGCACGATATTTATGGACAGATTTCAGCGGATTTGATCATTAACAGCAGGGCGGATGCGGATGCCTTCGTGAAGCAGACCTTGAAATATAAGACGAAGCCTTTGAATGGTTTGACCTATGGAGTCCACTTTCACACGGTGGAAGCTGACTCGGAGGCGATACTCGACAGGATAGGGAATGCACTTCAGAATAAGGGATATTTAATAAAATAA
- a CDS encoding M23 family metallopeptidase produces the protein MDLKRRKSKISYTVMIISDSAKNHIKQFHLRAGAVGVITGIVFVALVALVCYVVYSSITLSDSLERSRKQVEQITQLREEKTQLEVSNEELTEKVSILSETVNQKVEAEQALAAQQEESRIPKGFPLSGSAQIKTAEGAAAGEAAEEENQDTEQENTIVNADTKEIIFTAAAGINVIASGAGTVTAVDTDVQYGHSISIDHGNGYITIYRNAGNPMVKVGDEITRGSILYVIAEENTDMAYSIKQEDTYIDPMEMIEING, from the coding sequence ATGGATCTCAAAAGGAGAAAGAGTAAGATAAGCTACACGGTCATGATTATCTCCGATTCCGCCAAGAATCATATAAAACAGTTTCACCTGAGAGCGGGAGCGGTAGGCGTCATAACGGGTATTGTTTTTGTAGCGCTTGTTGCTCTCGTCTGCTATGTGGTATACAGTTCTATCACTTTATCCGATTCCCTTGAGCGGAGTAGGAAGCAGGTGGAACAGATCACGCAGCTGAGGGAAGAAAAGACACAGCTGGAAGTTTCCAATGAGGAGCTGACGGAAAAGGTTTCTATTTTAAGCGAAACCGTCAACCAGAAGGTAGAGGCAGAGCAGGCTTTGGCGGCGCAGCAAGAAGAAAGCCGCATTCCTAAGGGCTTTCCGCTCAGCGGTTCGGCGCAGATAAAGACGGCGGAGGGCGCAGCGGCAGGTGAAGCGGCTGAGGAAGAGAATCAGGATACTGAGCAGGAAAATACAATTGTGAATGCGGATACAAAGGAAATAATATTTACGGCGGCGGCAGGCATTAATGTAATAGCCTCCGGTGCAGGAACGGTAACAGCGGTGGATACGGACGTGCAGTACGGCCATTCTATCAGTATCGATCATGGAAACGGCTATATCACTATTTACCGCAACGCGGGCAATCCTATGGTAAAGGTTGGGGACGAGATAACGCGCGGCTCCATATTGTACGTCATAGCGGAAGAGAATACGGATATGGCATACAGCATTAAGCAGGAAGACACATACATCGATCCAATGGAAATGATTGAAATCAATGGTTAG
- a CDS encoding polymer-forming cytoskeletal protein has protein sequence MLGKKTTEHLNAKISSVIGADMVMEGNITAKETIRIEGTVKGDVSSEGILIVSSSGKVIGNVKGSSIMVSGTIQGDMDSNGRIEVSATGRINGNIKTKSLIIDENAVFQGQCTMNTQENVLKAAEYKAGAAKEDTAEKK, from the coding sequence ATGTTGGGTAAAAAGACTACGGAGCATTTAAATGCAAAAATCAGCAGCGTCATAGGTGCTGATATGGTAATGGAAGGAAATATTACCGCAAAGGAAACGATCCGCATAGAAGGAACGGTAAAAGGCGATGTCAGCTCGGAAGGAATATTAATTGTCAGCTCTTCCGGTAAGGTAATCGGAAATGTGAAGGGAAGCAGCATAATGGTAAGCGGTACGATTCAGGGAGACATGGATTCTAACGGAAGAATCGAGGTGTCCGCTACCGGAAGGATTAACGGAAATATCAAGACGAAGAGTCTCATCATCGATGAGAACGCCGTTTTCCAGGGGCAATGCACGATGAATACGCAGGAAAATGTATTGAAGGCGGCTGAATATAAGGCAGGAGCTGCAAAAGAAGATACGGCGGAAAAGAAATAA
- a CDS encoding YerC/YecD family TrpR-related protein — translation MNKKIRTDAVDHLFDGFLSLKDKEECYSFFEDLCTVNELLSLSQRFEVAAMLRDHKTYLEIAEKTGASTATISRVNRSLNYGNDGYELVFGRMDEK, via the coding sequence ATGAATAAAAAAATAAGGACGGACGCTGTCGACCATCTATTTGATGGCTTTCTTAGTTTGAAGGATAAGGAAGAATGCTATAGCTTTTTCGAAGATTTATGTACGGTCAACGAATTGTTGTCCCTTTCACAGAGATTCGAAGTAGCAGCCATGCTTCGCGACCACAAAACTTATCTGGAAATTGCGGAGAAAACCGGTGCTTCTACCGCTACCATCAGCCGCGTCAACCGTTCCCTCAACTACGGCAACGACGGCTACGAATTAGTATTCGGAAGAATGGATGAAAAATAA
- a CDS encoding DUF1836 domain-containing protein — MTIDKDDLLNSIIESLDRIQYIKLEDIPNIDLYMDQVTTFMDKKLKSATRNPEDDKILTKTMINNYAKNDLLPPPEKKKYSKEHILLLIFIYYYKGILTISDIQTLLNPLSERFFGNEEFGLSNVYKEVFSLEKEQVDVLKEDVISKFHVSKDTFEDAPEESREFLQLFSFICMLSFDVYVKKLLIEKMVDSFGKAADGKKKDAKREKPEPEQNKKN; from the coding sequence ATGACGATTGATAAGGATGATTTGTTGAATAGCATAATAGAAAGTCTGGATCGTATACAGTATATAAAGTTGGAGGATATTCCCAACATAGATTTATATATGGATCAGGTAACGACGTTTATGGATAAAAAGCTGAAGAGTGCGACGAGAAATCCGGAAGACGATAAGATCCTGACGAAGACGATGATTAACAATTATGCCAAGAATGATTTGCTGCCTCCTCCGGAAAAGAAAAAGTATTCGAAGGAGCATATACTTCTCTTGATTTTTATCTATTATTATAAAGGAATATTGACGATCAGCGATATCCAGACACTGCTGAATCCTTTGAGCGAGCGCTTTTTCGGCAATGAAGAGTTTGGGCTTTCGAATGTTTATAAGGAAGTATTCAGCCTGGAGAAGGAGCAGGTGGATGTGCTGAAGGAAGACGTGATTAGCAAATTCCATGTATCGAAGGATACCTTTGAGGATGCGCCTGAGGAGAGCAGGGAATTTTTACAGTTATTTTCCTTTATTTGTATGCTGAGCTTTGATGTATACGTGAAAAAGCTTTTGATTGAAAAGATGGTGGACAGTTTCGGCAAGGCTGCGGACGGTAAAAAAAAGGACGCGAAGAGGGAAAAGCCGGAACCAGAACAAAATAAGAAGAATTAG